The Phacochoerus africanus isolate WHEZ1 chromosome 3, ROS_Pafr_v1, whole genome shotgun sequence genome window below encodes:
- the PARD6B gene encoding partitioning defective 6 homolog beta has translation MNRSHRHGAGSGCLGTMEVKSKFGAEFRRFSLERSKPGKFEEFYGLLQHVHKIPNVDVLVGYADIHGDLLPINNDDNYHKAVSTANPLLRIFIQKKEEADYSAFGTDTLIKKKNVLTNVLRPDNHRKKPHIVISMPQDFRPVSSIIDVDILPETHRRVRLYKYGTEKPLGFYIRDGSSVRVTPHGLEKVPGIFISRLVPGGLAQSTGLLAVNDEVLEVNGIEVSGKSLDQVTDMMIANSRNLIITVRPANQRNNVIRNSRTSGSSGQSTDNSLLGYPQQVEQSFEPEDEDSDEDDIIIEDSGVPQQIPKAVRNTESLESLTQIELSFESGQNGFIPSNEVSLAPVASGTNTEFETRAPDQKLLEEDGTIITL, from the exons ATGAACCGCAGCCACCGGCACGGGGCGGGCAGCGGCTGCCTAGGGACCATGGAGGTGAAGAGCAAG tttggAGCTGAATTTCGTCGGTTTTCCCTGGAAAGATCAAAACCTGGCAAGTTTGAGGAGTTTTATGGATTACTGCAGCACGTTCATAAGATTCCCAACGTTGATGTTTTAGTAGGCTATGCAGACATCCATGGAGATTTGCTGCCcataaataatgatgataattacCACAAAGCTGTTTCAACGGCCAACCCACTGCTTAGGATTTTTATACAAAAAAAGG aagaaGCGGACTACAGTGCCTTTGGTACAGACACACTaataaagaagaagaatgttTTAACCAATGTGTTGCGTCCTGACAACCATAGAAAAAAGCCACATATAGTCATTAGTATGCCCCAGGACTTCCGACCTGTGTCTTCTATTATCGATGTGGATATTCTTCCAGAAACGCATCGTAGGGTCCGCCTTTATAAATACGGCACTGAGAAACCTCTAGGATTCTACATCCGGGATGGCTCCAGTGTCAGGGTGACACCGCATGGCTTAGAGAAGGTCCCAGGGATCTTTATATCCAGACTTGTCCCAGGAGGTCTGGCTCAAAGCACAGGACTATTAGCTGTTAACGATGAGGTTTTAGAAGTTAATGGCATCGAAGTTTCAGGGAAGAGTCTTGATCAAGTCACAGACATGATGATCGCAAACAGCCGCAACCTCATCATCACAGTGAGACCCGCGAACCAGAGGAATAATGTCATTAGGAACAGTCGAACTTCTGGCAGCTCCGGCCAGTCTACTGATAACAGCCTCCTTGGCTATCCTCAGCAGGTCGAGCAGAGCTTTGAGCCCGAGGATGAAGACAGCGATGAAGATGACATCATCATTGAAGACAGCGGAGTGCCGCAGCAGATCCCTAAGGCTGTTCGTAACACCGAGAGCCTGGAATCCTTAACGCAAATAGAACTCAGTTTTGAGTCTGGACAGAACGGTTTTATTCCTTCTAACGAAGTCAGCTTAGCACCCGTAGCAAGTGGCACAAATACCGAATTTGAAACGCGTGCTCCGGATCAAAAACTGTTAGAAGAAGATGGAACGATCATAACACTATGA